In Quercus robur chromosome 10, dhQueRobu3.1, whole genome shotgun sequence, a genomic segment contains:
- the LOC126703804 gene encoding uncharacterized protein LOC126703804 — MEWFPQDAMKAYLHTIQLCKIHNIQDCNLGGSRLIEPKYIEFVSALAAGKRARLMVQITPDGITALTIALAVAAKQTGGLLICIGHEDHIEKSKALFMKNSLENMIKFIYGNPCEVIEQYKNIDFAVIDCKFQDHLKIFKTINLNPSRSTMVVNNFHHRKDGISFAEVVEGKNCGVKSVTLPIGEGMHLTRIGSTSKREINRRYKRFHVTYEN, encoded by the exons ATGGAATGGTTTCCTCAAGACGCCATGAAAGCTTACCTACACACTATTCAGCTG TGTAAGATTCACAACATTCAAGATTGTAATCTTGGAGGCTCAAGACTGATTGAACCCAAATATATAGAGTTTGTATCAGCTTTGGCAGCTGGAAAGCGAGCTAGATTAATGGTGCAAATCACCCCAGATGGCATAACTGCATTAACAATAGCTCTGGCTGTTGCTGCAAAGCAAACTGGTGGACTCCTTATTTGTATTGGTCATGAAGATCATATAGAAAAAAGCAAAGCGCTGTTTATGAAAAATAGCCTCGAAAACATGATCAAATTTATCTATGGAAATCCTTGTGAAGTGATCGAGCAGtacaaaaatattgattttgcaGTTATTGATTGCAAATTTCAAGATCActtgaaaatattcaaaacCATAAACCTTAACCCTAGTCGGTCTACAATGGTTGTGAATAATTTTCACCATAGGAAAGATGGGATATCATTTGCTGAAGTTGTTGAGGGAAAGAATTGTGGAGTTAAATCTGTTACTCTTCCTATAGGAGAAGGAATGCATTTGACAAGAATTGGATCAACTAGTAAGCGAGAGATCAACAGGAGATACAAGAGATTTCATGTAACATATGAGAACTGA
- the LOC126703803 gene encoding zinc finger BED domain-containing protein RICESLEEPER 2-like yields the protein MSETFDMYFDYCTSVSAIAAVFDPRTKLDFVHYSFTELYGGHTKKYLLIDDILGHIFDEYAEGRSSQASTSYDDNYSDILDRWYKSKRDMNKAHSRRAELHRYLEEPIPDFEGEFDILGWWHTNSTKFPTLLRMACDILTIPLTSISDSAFSIETMTINPTFNGLDPDIIEALVCGENWLDNPIRM from the coding sequence ATGAGTGAGACATTTGACATGTACTTTGACTATTGTACTTCTGTTTCGGCAATTGCAGCAGTTTTTGACCCACGGACAAAATTGGACTTCGTGCATTACTCGTTCACAGAGTTATATGGTGGGCATACTAAGAAATACTTATTGATTGATGATATTCTTGGTCATATTTTTGATGAATATGCAGAAGGCCGTAGCAGTCAAGCATCTACTTCATATGATGATAACTATTCTGATATACTAGATAGGTGGTACAAGTCTAAAAGAGATATGAATAAGGCTCATTCACGAAGGGCCGAGCTCCATCGATATTTAGAAGAGCCTATACCTGATTTTGAGGGAGAGTTTGACATATTGGGTTGGTGGCATACAAATAGTACAAAATTTCCAACTCTTTTGAGGATGGCTTGTGATATCTTGACAATTCCACTGACTTCTATATCAGATTCTGCTTTCAGTATTGAAACTATGACAATCAATCCAACCTTCAATGGTTTGGATCCTGACATCATAGAGGCCTTGGTATGTGGGGAGAACTGGTTGGACAATCCTATTAGGATGTAA